From Bacteroides uniformis:
ATGCCGTCCTGCTTCTCCGCAGTCGGTGGCAATGGCAAATGCCAGTTGTATATATTCTTGATAGGTTGGAGCAATGTCTGCTCCTGCATTTCTGACTGCTTCGGCCAGAAGGTGCAATGAAGATAGTGGTTCCATCGGATTTGGTAATTTATAATTAGTAATTTGTAGTCGGTGATTTGCAATGACTCATAATTCGAAGTTCACAACTTTTCTGAGCAGTGCTTTCGGGTCATGGCAGAGGAAACAGGCGCGTACGAGGTCTTTCCCCGAAGTGTCCACTCCTTTTCCGGGTTGTGTGTTTTCTGCGTCATACATGCAGTGGACGTAGTTCATGGCCCAGCGCACCGCCTCCGTGCTGTCTTTTCCGATAGGGCAGGGTACAAAAGCCTTTACACCTCGTCCGGTAGGGCTGATGAACACCAGTACCGGTGCGAGGTAAGGGTCTTTGAACAGTAGTTGCTTCAGGCGTCCGGCTTCGTCAGGTGAGTCGAGATGGTCTACGTCCACCACCACCAGTCCGGAGGGTAGCTTTAGGCAGTCGCTCCGTCGTCGGGTGAATACGCCGCAGGGGGTGACGTAGGGTAAGGTTTGCTGTTTCAGCATCCGGCAGTTGTTATCATCGCCTTGTAGGGCAGCTTCGCGGATGGCTTGTGTTAGGGTGATCAGCCGTTTGTTGGCTGTGATGAGTTGGTAAACTTCGTTCAGTTCTAAAGTACGCAGGGGGGTAAGCGTGGCGCTTTTCACGATTTTCCTGGTCGCTCCGTCCTTCATCGGTGAGATGGGTGGCATGAAAAGCGACATTTTAAAAGATTTTGGCATATTATACGTTTAAATAGTTGGCTCAAAGGTATTCATTCTCTTTCGTTGAATCTTTCCCACATGTAAGAAAGATTTTAAAGGAACAAAGTAAATAATAACAATATATAACATAATATTCTATCTAATTACTTAAAATTTATCTAAATGGGCAAAAATTTTATTCACCCTTCATTGGGCTTTTTTATCGAGCGAACGAGAAAACAGAGTGGAGTCACTATTGAAACTCTTTGCAAGGATTTGCATATTTCTCCATCCACGTACATAGACTTAAAAAAAAGGGTGTAACGCCTCACTTAGTACATACGAAACTCTTCTGCGATACTATATCGATGAACTGGAGGAACTGGATGATGACGAAATCAGGAAATTGGCTGGGGAATGGGTGGAAAAATGGCTGGAGGTTAGGAAGAAGGGGGAGTGGTGATTGGATTGGTTGATTATTACTGATAATTAAAGGAATCTATATAAATGATTAATTTTACAGTAGGTCCGGTGCAATCTTCTGATGCTGTACGGGTCATAGGTGCCGAACAGGTACCATATTTAGAACAGCAGAGTTTTCAGAAATGATGCTTGAGAATGAGCGCCTTGTTAAGAAATTTGCTAATGCGACTAAAGATAGTAAGGTTGTTTTCATGACATGTTCTGGCTCTGGTGGTATGGAGGCTGCCATCATAAATTGCCTTACGCCACAGGATAAGGCTCTTGTAATCAATGGTGGTAGCTTTGGTGAGCGTTTTGTGGAATTGCTTACCCTTCATAAAATTCCTTTTACGGAAATTAAGCTTAAGTATGGTAGAGCTTTGAAGCCTGAACATCTTGCTGAATATGAGAGCAAGGGTTACACTACTTTCCTTATGCAGAAGCACGAAACTTTTACGGGGGTACATTACGATATCAATCTTGTTTCTGATTTTTGCAAACGTAATAATTGTTTCTTGATTGTTGATATAATCTCTACCTTCCTTTGCGATTCATTTGATATGGTGGCAATGGATGTAGGGGTGATGATTACTGGAAGTCAGAAGGCTCTTGCTTGCGCTCCGGGTATTGCAGTTATGCTTCTTGCTCCTTCGGCTATTAAACGTATAGAAAAGGTCCAATGTTGCTGTCAGTATCTTGATTTGAAGCTTGCTCTTAAAAATATGGAGAGAGGGCAGACTCCTTGTACTCCTGCTGTTGGTATCCTTCGTCAAATTAATGTCCGTTTAAAAGAAATTGAGTCTGCAGGTGGTGCGGAGGTGGAGATTGCGCGTTGTGCAGAATTGGCTAAGTATTTTCGTGATAAGCTTGTTAAGAATAATCTTCCACTCTTTTGACTTATCGTCAGGTTGGAACAAATAGCTTTACAGTTAAGTATTATGTTGAGAAGTTTATTCTTGACATGAATACGATGAAGATAATTAGGGTTGACGAGTATCGCGACAAAAAGAAGATTAATCGTCCCGCAGGTTCGTTATTCTCTGTAGATGGAGAAATTTATCGAGTGGCACAAAAATGCAGTCGTGCATATGGAGAGTCGATCTTTGTGTATAAGACAAGTAAGAATTTTGATTTTATTAAAGATAAAAAGGTAGCAGAACTCACTGGTCAGAGTATAGTCCTGAGTGATGGTAGAAAGCCGATTTTGTTGCACACTTATTCTCAAGCAGGAGGGATTGAGGTGATTGACTATAGATGCTCTTTATAATAATTTGAAAAATGTTAAATAATAATGGCAAAGACAGTTTATCTTGGTATGATAGGTGATATCATGCATCCGGGTTACATTAACATCATTAACAAAGCTACTGAGTATGGCGATGTGATAATCGGTTTGTTCACTGATAAGGCGATTGCTAACCACCGTAGACTTCCTTATCTCACTTGGGAGCAAAGAAAGAACGTTGTTGAGAGCATCAGGAACGTATCAAGGGTGGTCCCTCAGGATGATTGGAGCTATGTCTCTAATCTCCTTAAGTACAAGCCTGATTACATCATTCATGGTGATGATTGGCAGGTGGGTCCTGACAAGTATATCCGTGATGAGGTATTCAAAGTAATGGAAAAGTTGGGTGGTGAGGTTATCGAGATTCCTTACACCCAAAACATCTCTGCTTCTGGTATCAAACAAGAGATTGATGCTCTTGGTGTAACTCCTCAGATGCGTCTTTCTTCTCTCCGTCGCCTTATTGCAGCTAAACCGATTGTACGTATTCTTGAAAGTCACAATGGTCTTACTGGCCTCATAGCAGAACATACTAAGGTAGAGGTGAATGGTCAGGAGCGTGAATTCGATGGCATGTGGGCTTCCTCCCTTACCGACTCTACCTCTAAGGGTAAGCCTGATATTGAGGCTGTCGATTTGACTACCCGTCTCCATGACCTCAATGATACCCTTGAAGTAACCACAAAACCTGTTATCTTCGATGGCGATACTGGTGGCAAGATTGAACACTTCGGTTTTACCGTTCGCACCCTTGAGCGCTTGGGAATCTCTTGCGTTATAATTGAAGATAAGGTAGGTTTAAAACAGAATTCACTTTTTGGTACTGATGCTGTACAGACTCAGGATACAATCGAAGGTTTTCAGGCTAAAATTCGTGCAGGTAAGGAAGCGCAAATTACTCGTGACTTCATGATTGTCAGCCGTTGTGAGTCTCTCATTGCTGGTAAGACTGTAGATGATGCTTTGGAGCGTTGTCATGCTTACGTAGAGGCAGGTACTGACGGTATAATGATCCACTCCAAAGAGAAGTCTGGAGAGGACATCAAGGAGTTTTGCTTGCGCTTTCGCGAGAAGAATGCTCATACTCCTATCATCGTTGTGCCTACTACTTATAACCAGTTCACAGAAGAGGAACTTGCTGAATGGGGTATTAATGTAGTGATTTATGCTAATCACATGCTTCGTTCTGCTTATCCTGCAATGGTTAAATGTGCAGAAACCATCCTCTATACTAGCCGTTCGCTTGAAGCATCTGAGCAGTACTGTATGCCTATCAAACAGATTCTTAATCTTATTCCAGGCACAAAGAAGAAGTAAACATTAATTTCTTACCCCTTAAACTATTTTACAAATGGTAAGACCCGAATTTTTTGTAAATATACTCAAGGAACAAGGTATAGACTTTTATGCTGGTGTTCCTGATTCGTTGCTCAAGAACATTTGTGCATATATTACCGACCACCTTCCTGCTGAGCAGAATATTATTGCTGCTAACGAAGGAGGGGCCATGGGTATTGCTGTAGGTTATCATTTGGCAACAGGTAAGGTGCCTGTAGTTTATATGCAGAACTCTGGTGAAGGCAATATCATTAATCCGTTTGCCTCTCTTACCGACAAGGACGTTTATAACATTCCTGTGCTCCTCGTTATCGGTTGGAGAGGGCGCCCTGGAGTTCACGATGAACCTCAGCATGTGAAGCAAGGTAAGGTGACAATCGGTTTGCTTAATACCATGGGTATCAACTATGCTATTCTGCCAAAGGATGAAGAGGGAGCTGCAAAGCAGATAAAAATAGCTGTCGACTTCATGAAGGCAACCAACGAGTGCTATGCCCTTGTGATAGAGAAGGATACTTTCGATACCTATAAGCTTCAGAGCGTTGAGGTAAACGAACTGGCAATGTCTCGCGAAGAGACGATTCAGAAGGTGGCTTCAAACATTGAAGATAATGCTTGTATCGTATCAACTACTGGTATGATTTCTCGCGAGCTCTTTGAGGCACGTACTGCTTGGAGCCAAGGTCATGAACGTGATTTCCTTACTGTAGGGGCGATGGGCCATGCTTCCCAGATAGCTCTCGGCATAGCTCTCCAAAAGCCTGAGCGTCGAGTATATTGTTTTGATGGTGATGGAGCCAGCATCATGCACATGGGTAATATGGCTATTACAGCCAGCATGAAATGCAAGAATTATGTGCACATTGTGTTCAACAATGGCGCACACGATTCTGTTGGTGGTCAGCCTACTGTTGGTCTCAAGATTGATTTTTGTGCAATTGCTCAAGCTGTAGGCTACAAGGCTGCTTATAGTGTAGAAACTATGGAGGCACTTGAAGCAAAACTTGCAGAATTCAAGAACGCAGAAGGTCCTGTTTTCCTTCAGATTTGCGTAAAAAAGGGAAACCGCAAGGACCTTGGCCGTCCAACTACAACTCCTATTCAGAACAAAGAGGCTTTTATGGAATTTCTTAACAAGTAAAGTATGAAAGTAATTCTGTTTGCTGATATACACGCCAATCTTTCTGCTTTTGAGGCGGTTCTAGCTGATATTGAGAAACACTATCAGCCAGATGCCATGATTAGTCTAGGTGACTTTATCGACTATGGTATGCGTTCAAATGAAATTATTGAACGTATACAAACTGTTAATATTCCATTACTTGCCAATTTGAAGGGCAATCACGAGAAGGCTTTGATTGATGGGGAACTCTCATGTTTCTCTTCAGAAAGAGCTCGTGTGATGTCCAAATACACAAGAAACCATCTCACTCAGACATCTATTGATTATATAAGCAATGTGATGCAAGAGCCAATGCAAGAGTTGGAAATTGGTGGTAAGAAAGTACTTCTTTTACATGGAACTATTGATGATCCCTATTGGGGAAAACTGACTCCAGCAAAAGTGGAAGATGAAAAGTATCAGGATTTTGACTACGTATTGAGCGGTCACA
This genomic window contains:
- a CDS encoding BT4734/BF3469 family protein, whose translation is MPKSFKMSLFMPPISPMKDGATRKIVKSATLTPLRTLELNEVYQLITANKRLITLTQAIREAALQGDDNNCRMLKQQTLPYVTPCGVFTRRRSDCLKLPSGLVVVDVDHLDSPDEAGRLKQLLFKDPYLAPVLVFISPTGRGVKAFVPCPIGKDSTEAVRWAMNYVHCMYDAENTQPGKGVDTSGKDLVRACFLCHDPKALLRKVVNFEL
- a CDS encoding pyridoxal-phosphate-dependent aminotransferase family protein; its protein translation is MMLENERLVKKFANATKDSKVVFMTCSGSGGMEAAIINCLTPQDKALVINGGSFGERFVELLTLHKIPFTEIKLKYGRALKPEHLAEYESKGYTTFLMQKHETFTGVHYDINLVSDFCKRNNCFLIVDIISTFLCDSFDMVAMDVGVMITGSQKALACAPGIAVMLLAPSAIKRIEKVQCCCQYLDLKLALKNMERGQTPCTPAVGILRQINVRLKEIESAGGAEVEIARCAELAKYFRDKLVKNNLPLF
- the aepX gene encoding phosphoenolpyruvate mutase, whose amino-acid sequence is MAKTVYLGMIGDIMHPGYINIINKATEYGDVIIGLFTDKAIANHRRLPYLTWEQRKNVVESIRNVSRVVPQDDWSYVSNLLKYKPDYIIHGDDWQVGPDKYIRDEVFKVMEKLGGEVIEIPYTQNISASGIKQEIDALGVTPQMRLSSLRRLIAAKPIVRILESHNGLTGLIAEHTKVEVNGQEREFDGMWASSLTDSTSKGKPDIEAVDLTTRLHDLNDTLEVTTKPVIFDGDTGGKIEHFGFTVRTLERLGISCVIIEDKVGLKQNSLFGTDAVQTQDTIEGFQAKIRAGKEAQITRDFMIVSRCESLIAGKTVDDALERCHAYVEAGTDGIMIHSKEKSGEDIKEFCLRFREKNAHTPIIVVPTTYNQFTEEELAEWGINVVIYANHMLRSAYPAMVKCAETILYTSRSLEASEQYCMPIKQILNLIPGTKKK
- the aepY gene encoding phosphonopyruvate decarboxylase; this translates as MVRPEFFVNILKEQGIDFYAGVPDSLLKNICAYITDHLPAEQNIIAANEGGAMGIAVGYHLATGKVPVVYMQNSGEGNIINPFASLTDKDVYNIPVLLVIGWRGRPGVHDEPQHVKQGKVTIGLLNTMGINYAILPKDEEGAAKQIKIAVDFMKATNECYALVIEKDTFDTYKLQSVEVNELAMSREETIQKVASNIEDNACIVSTTGMISRELFEARTAWSQGHERDFLTVGAMGHASQIALGIALQKPERRVYCFDGDGASIMHMGNMAITASMKCKNYVHIVFNNGAHDSVGGQPTVGLKIDFCAIAQAVGYKAAYSVETMEALEAKLAEFKNAEGPVFLQICVKKGNRKDLGRPTTTPIQNKEAFMEFLNK
- a CDS encoding metallophosphoesterase family protein, with product MKVILFADIHANLSAFEAVLADIEKHYQPDAMISLGDFIDYGMRSNEIIERIQTVNIPLLANLKGNHEKALIDGELSCFSSERARVMSKYTRNHLTQTSIDYISNVMQEPMQELEIGGKKVLLLHGTIDDPYWGKLTPAKVEDEKYQDFDYVLSGHIHQPFKIDVFFKVDNPIMRNQKRTTFINPGSVGQPRNQNPYAQYVYINFKTGETHFNAVPYDIEAEQSLFPKEIDTFYSERLKFGI